The window GGACTTGGCTGAAGAAGGCATGACCATGGTAGTTGTTACTCATGAAATGCAATTTGCTCGTGATGTAGCTGATCAAGTAATATTCATGGATAATGGAAGTGTTATTGAAAAAGGAACTCCAGACGAAATCTTTGGTAATACCCAGAATACACGGATGGCTCAGTTTCTTAATAAAGTTGTGGCAAGGTAAAGGCATGGGGCTCCATGCCTTTAGGCTGTCGAGAAACTCTCGACAGTCTATTATTTTACCCAAAAGATTTAGTAATTCACCGCGTTATTTCGTTATTAATAAATAGGCTGTTCAATAGGTCTGTTGATTTCCGTTCCAGGCGCTTCGCTTTCCGCGGGGCGAGCGGTGAGCCTCCTCGGCGCTATAGCGCCTGCGGAGGCTCACCTGTCCCACTGCTCCCACAGGAGTCTTTCACCTTCCACTCCAATCAACAAGGGCCAAATCAACCTAAAGAATTGCAACACACCTTATCCAATATGGATAAATGTTTGCACTTTTTTTATGTTTTGGCAGGCTGCAGTAAGGAGAGCCTGTTCACTTCCATTCTTCAATCCTCGTACATCTCATATTAAAAATCGGTATTTAATGTTCTAACAAAATGGAAATTTGCCGAAAAATAACCTTTTTCGACACCTCTAAGGCATGGAGCTCCATGCCTTTTTTTGATTAAGAAATGACTTGTTGGGAAAAGTAACAATATCAGTTGGAGGTTATTAAGGTTAGGATCCCTTAAGAAAAATGACATAAACGATTGGACGTGAAGAAAAATTGACAATAGCCTCAAATGTAGGTCAATGCCTGGCAACAGTAAAAGGAATTGAAGCCCAATTATCCTCGCTTGCAATTAATTCCCAAGATCGGGAGGCACAGCGAACCTTCCATGAAGCAATGCTTACAATAGGTGAAATTAAGCATGATCTCATGGAAAGAAAAAATACCCTTGAATTTGAAGAACCACAATATAAAAAACCATAAAAAAGCAGAACCTGGCATCTCCGCCAGGTTCTGCTTAGCATGATTGACTGTTATAACTTTTTAATGGCAACAGCACAAGCCTTATACTCTGCTGTTCCAGAAATCGGATCGAATTCATTTATCGTTAAGACATTGGTCGGCACATCACTCCAGTGGAAACTCATAAACACAAGACCTGGAACAACCTGTTCAGTAACTTTTGCTTTTACAGTTAATTGTCCACGACGTGATTTAACCTCAACCACTT of the Bacillus sp. 1NLA3E genome contains:
- a CDS encoding DUF1657 domain-containing protein, translating into MTIASNVGQCLATVKGIEAQLSSLAINSQDREAQRTFHEAMLTIGEIKHDLMERKNTLEFEEPQYKKP